Proteins found in one Nitrospirota bacterium genomic segment:
- a CDS encoding response regulator, which produces MSDETGKVVDILLVEDNPGDVELIREALSEGKVRNELHVASDGVQAMQFLRREGPYAEVPCPDLILLDLNLPRMSGREVLEEIKSDPELKFIPVVVLTSSKEEEDILRSYNLHANCYITKPVNFEQFLTVVRSIEDFWLTLVKLPCRTFKRG; this is translated from the coding sequence ATGAGTGACGAGACCGGCAAGGTCGTTGATATCCTGCTTGTCGAGGACAACCCGGGCGATGTCGAGCTGATCAGGGAGGCCCTGAGCGAAGGCAAGGTGAGGAATGAGCTGCATGTCGCTTCCGACGGCGTGCAGGCGATGCAGTTTCTCAGGAGAGAGGGGCCCTATGCGGAGGTGCCGTGCCCCGACCTCATCCTGCTCGACCTGAACCTCCCCCGGATGAGCGGCAGGGAGGTGCTCGAGGAGATCAAGTCGGACCCCGAGCTGAAGTTCATCCCCGTGGTCGTCCTCACGAGCTCGAAAGAGGAGGAGGATATCCTGAGGTCCTATAACCTGCATGCGAATTGCTACATCACCAAGCCCGTCAACTTCGAGCAGTTCCTGACCGTGGTGAGATCGATAGAGGACTTCTGGCTCACGCTGGTGAAACTGCCGTGCAGGACCTTCAAGAGAGGGTGA
- a CDS encoding EAL domain-containing protein, translating into MIAVKNASRSILLIEDNRGDAELIRELLADRGSEYALTTADRLGPGLELLDREPFDIVLLDLGLPDSSGIDTLGRLQAKSPELPVIVMTGIADEECASQAIALGAQDYLVKGKIESDLLHRSILYAIERKKAEQALRESEERYRVITETAQDAIVTIDEESRIVLVNPAVERMFGYVRSELVGSSLTMLMPERLRRAHCTAVKRHIATGKRSLPWDAVEMPGLHRDGGEIPLEISYGEFVREGRRFFIGIVRDITERKRAEETITYQAYHDLLTGLANRTQLMLKLDLELPQANRNHRKLAVLHIDIDRFRAINDSLGHAAGDKIILAVAERLRALVRKSDTLARIGSDEFIILLPDLNRPEDAALFARTVVETMQRPFTMDGRELYATASVGISMYPEDSEHAGILLKNADIAVSYAKERGRNNYQFFNSDINVRTIERLLLESDLRQSLERGELELRYQPQVSIRTGEIVALEALVRWRHPVLGLLGPVHFIPVAEDIGFITAIDEWVLREACMQARTWQDTGCPPLCVTVNVSAQKFQQPTLVESVADILKETGLAACYLDIEITESTAMSDIELAVPNLKGLYEMGVDLSIDDFGTGYSSLNYLKRFPVHKLKIDQSFIRGIPSDADDQAIVNAVIAMGHNLRLKVIAEGVETEDQLSFLRFHDCDEMQGYLFSEPLPPERIEALFAPQK; encoded by the coding sequence GTGATCGCAGTGAAGAACGCTTCGCGCAGCATACTGCTCATCGAGGACAACCGCGGCGATGCGGAGCTGATCAGGGAGCTGCTGGCTGACCGCGGAAGCGAGTATGCGCTCACGACGGCGGATCGCCTTGGCCCGGGCCTGGAGCTCCTCGACCGCGAACCGTTCGATATCGTACTGCTCGATCTCGGCCTGCCCGACAGCAGCGGTATCGATACGCTCGGGAGGCTTCAGGCTAAAAGCCCGGAGCTGCCGGTCATCGTCATGACCGGGATCGCCGATGAGGAGTGCGCGTCGCAGGCGATAGCCCTCGGTGCGCAGGACTACCTGGTGAAAGGGAAGATCGAGAGCGATCTCCTCCACCGCTCCATCCTCTATGCCATCGAGCGCAAGAAGGCGGAGCAGGCGCTGCGGGAGAGCGAGGAGCGCTACCGTGTTATTACCGAGACCGCCCAGGACGCTATCGTCACCATAGACGAGGAGAGCAGGATCGTGCTCGTCAATCCCGCTGTCGAAAGGATGTTCGGCTACGTCAGGAGCGAACTGGTCGGCAGTTCGCTCACCATGCTCATGCCCGAACGCCTGCGCAGGGCGCACTGCACCGCGGTGAAGCGGCATATCGCTACCGGCAAGAGGAGCCTGCCCTGGGACGCGGTCGAGATGCCCGGGCTCCACAGAGACGGCGGGGAGATACCCCTCGAGATCTCCTACGGGGAGTTCGTCAGGGAGGGGAGGCGCTTCTTCATCGGCATAGTCCGCGATATTACCGAGCGCAAGAGGGCCGAGGAGACCATCACGTACCAGGCGTACCACGACCTCCTGACCGGGCTCGCCAACAGGACGCAGCTCATGCTCAAGCTCGATCTCGAGCTGCCGCAGGCGAACCGGAACCACCGGAAGCTCGCCGTCCTCCACATCGATATCGACCGGTTCAGGGCGATCAACGACTCGCTCGGCCACGCTGCCGGCGATAAGATCATCCTGGCCGTTGCCGAACGGCTGAGGGCCCTTGTGCGCAAGAGCGATACCCTGGCGCGCATCGGGAGCGATGAGTTCATCATCCTCCTTCCGGACCTCAACCGGCCGGAAGACGCGGCCCTCTTCGCCCGCACCGTGGTCGAGACCATGCAGAGGCCTTTCACCATGGATGGCCGTGAGCTGTATGCAACGGCGAGCGTCGGCATCAGCATGTATCCGGAAGACAGCGAGCATGCCGGGATCCTGCTCAAGAACGCGGATATCGCGGTCTCGTACGCCAAGGAGCGGGGGAGGAACAACTACCAGTTCTTCAATTCCGATATCAACGTGAGGACCATTGAACGGCTGCTCCTCGAGAGCGACCTCCGGCAGTCGCTCGAACGGGGAGAGCTGGAGCTCCGCTATCAACCCCAGGTGAGTATCAGGACCGGCGAGATCGTCGCGCTCGAGGCGCTGGTCAGGTGGCGCCATCCGGTGCTGGGTTTGCTCGGCCCGGTGCACTTCATCCCCGTTGCCGAAGACATCGGGTTCATCACCGCCATAGACGAGTGGGTGCTCCGCGAGGCCTGCATGCAAGCGCGCACCTGGCAGGATACGGGCTGCCCGCCCCTCTGCGTGACGGTCAATGTGTCGGCGCAGAAGTTCCAGCAGCCCACGCTCGTCGAATCGGTAGCGGATATTCTGAAGGAGACGGGGCTGGCCGCGTGCTACCTCGACATCGAGATCACCGAGAGCACGGCGATGAGCGATATCGAGCTCGCGGTGCCGAACTTGAAAGGGCTCTACGAGATGGGTGTCGACCTCTCGATCGACGACTTCGGCACCGGGTACTCATCCCTGAACTACCTGAAACGGTTTCCGGTCCATAAGCTCAAGATCGACCAGTCGTTCATCAGGGGGATCCCTTCGGACGCCGACGACCAGGCGATCGTCAATGCGGTCATCGCGATGGGGCACAACCTGCGGCTGAAAGTCATTGCCGAAGGAGTCGAGACCGAGGACCAGCTCTCGTTCCTCCGCTTCCACGACTGCGACGAGATGCAGGGATATCTCTTCAGCGAGCCCCTGCCCCCGGAACGCATCGAAGCCCTCTTTGCACCGCAGAAATAG
- a CDS encoding radical SAM protein, with the protein MRCALVIPSWVPEDIFSSKTASSQINYWQPLGTLYVAALLKQAGHEVVFLNGAFMTHQAVLEALKGFDPGFVGLYSTTFGWDKAKKTAEEVRRIFGSSVLITAGGPYPIAVQEKCLEDAGPVIDAVVTGEGEYTTLEIVERLEAGRSLEGVYGCVYREGGRIVKNPPRPLIADLDALPFPARELLGDAMQYIPPPATYRRKPVAVVMTSRGCNRQCIYCFQIDKTRKSGIRCRSVDNVLAEIEHCLAQGYREIKFIDDTLAADYDRAMRLAQEIKRRKLDFTWFASACVNQVDKPLLRAFREAGCWAILLGAESGVQKNLNTIRKGTTLEQIRKAVKAAQDVGLRVSTPFMFGIPGETFEEGLQTIEFALDLDPDIANFHAITPFPGTHLYDNLDRYGTMSDELSDFTYQGAAFIPHTMTRDDILRLRRIAFKRFYARPSFILKRVLELRTPHDLAVALKSMRSLLWLLFKSDLFKRQKPE; encoded by the coding sequence ATGCGCTGCGCACTAGTCATACCGTCGTGGGTGCCGGAGGATATCTTCTCTTCGAAGACCGCGAGCTCCCAGATTAACTACTGGCAGCCCCTCGGCACGCTCTATGTCGCCGCCCTCCTCAAGCAGGCGGGGCACGAGGTCGTCTTTCTCAACGGCGCTTTCATGACCCACCAGGCTGTTCTCGAAGCGCTGAAGGGGTTCGATCCCGGCTTTGTCGGGCTCTACTCGACGACCTTCGGATGGGATAAGGCGAAAAAAACGGCGGAAGAGGTACGGAGGATATTCGGCAGCAGCGTGCTCATCACTGCGGGCGGCCCTTATCCGATCGCGGTGCAGGAAAAGTGCCTGGAGGACGCCGGACCTGTCATCGACGCCGTCGTGACCGGCGAGGGGGAATACACGACCCTCGAGATCGTCGAGCGGCTGGAGGCGGGCAGAAGTCTCGAGGGAGTATACGGCTGCGTTTACCGCGAGGGCGGGAGGATCGTCAAAAACCCTCCCCGCCCTCTGATCGCCGACCTCGACGCCCTCCCCTTCCCGGCGCGGGAGCTCCTGGGCGATGCGATGCAGTATATCCCGCCGCCCGCCACCTACCGGAGGAAGCCGGTAGCGGTGGTGATGACCTCGCGCGGATGCAACCGCCAGTGCATCTACTGCTTCCAGATCGACAAGACGCGGAAGAGCGGCATCCGCTGCCGCAGCGTCGACAACGTGCTCGCCGAGATCGAGCACTGCCTCGCGCAGGGGTACCGGGAGATCAAGTTCATCGACGATACGCTCGCCGCCGACTACGACCGCGCCATGCGGCTTGCGCAGGAGATCAAGAGGAGGAAGCTCGACTTCACCTGGTTCGCCTCTGCCTGCGTGAACCAGGTCGACAAACCGCTGCTCAGGGCCTTCAGGGAAGCGGGCTGCTGGGCGATCCTCCTCGGCGCCGAGAGCGGCGTCCAGAAAAACCTCAACACCATCCGCAAAGGGACGACGCTCGAGCAGATCCGCAAAGCGGTGAAGGCGGCGCAGGACGTCGGCCTGCGCGTGAGCACGCCCTTCATGTTCGGCATCCCCGGGGAGACCTTCGAGGAAGGGCTCCAGACGATCGAGTTCGCCCTCGACCTCGATCCCGACATCGCGAATTTCCATGCCATAACGCCCTTCCCCGGGACACACCTTTACGATAACCTCGACCGGTACGGGACCATGTCCGATGAGCTCTCGGATTTCACCTACCAGGGCGCCGCGTTCATCCCCCACACCATGACCCGCGACGATATCCTGAGGCTGCGCCGGATCGCCTTCAAGCGCTTCTATGCGCGGCCCTCCTTCATCCTGAAAAGGGTCCTCGAGCTGAGGACCCCTCACGATCTCGCCGTGGCCCTCAAGAGCATGCGGAGCCTCTTGTGGCTCCTCTTCAAGAGCGATCTGTTCAAACGACAAAAGCCGGAATGA